Proteins encoded in a region of the Heterodontus francisci isolate sHetFra1 chromosome 19, sHetFra1.hap1, whole genome shotgun sequence genome:
- the LOC137380236 gene encoding transforming protein RhoA-like isoform X1 — translation MMAAIRKKLVIVGDGACGKTCLLIVFSKDQFPEVYVPTVFENYVADIEVDGKQVELALWDTAGQEDYDRLRPLSYPDTDVILMCFSIDSPDSLENIPEKWTPEVKHFCPSVPIILVGNKKDLRNDEHTRRELAKMKQEPVKPEEGKEMVTKICAYGYMECSAKTKDGVREVFEMATRAALQAKRTRHKAFCSVL, via the exons A TGATGGCTGCCATACGCAAAAAACTGGTTATAGTTGGTGATGGTGCCTGTGGGAAGACATGCCTACTGATCGTCTTCAGTAAAGATCAGTTTCCTGAAGTGTATGTTCCAACAGTTTTTGAAAATTATGTAGCAGATATTGAAGTGGATGGAAAACAG GTTGAACTGGCACTTTGGGACACAGCAGGACAGGAAGATTATGATCGACTTAGGCCTCTCTCCTATCCAGATACAGATGTTATTCTAATGTGTTTTTCTATTGATAGTCCTGACAGTTTAG AAAATATCCCAGAGAAGTGGACTCCAGAGGTGAAACATTTTTGCCCTAGTGTGCCCATTATCCTTGTTGGGAACAAAAAAGACCTGAGGAACGATGAGCACACACGAAGGGAACTGGCAAAAATGAAGCAG gAGCCTGTAAAACCCGAAGAAGGTAAAGAGATGGTCACTAAGATTTGTGCATATGGGTACATGGAATGCTCAGCAAAAACTAAAGATGGAGTGAGAGAAGTTTTTGAAATGGCCACACGGGCTGCCTTGCAAGCTAAGCGCACCAGGCATAAGGCTTTTTGCAGTGTTCTATAA
- the LOC137380236 gene encoding transforming protein RhoA-like isoform X2: MAAIRKKLVIVGDGACGKTCLLIVFSKDQFPEVYVPTVFENYVADIEVDGKQVELALWDTAGQEDYDRLRPLSYPDTDVILMCFSIDSPDSLENIPEKWTPEVKHFCPSVPIILVGNKKDLRNDEHTRRELAKMKQEPVKPEEGKEMVTKICAYGYMECSAKTKDGVREVFEMATRAALQAKRTRHKAFCSVL; encoded by the exons ATGGCTGCCATACGCAAAAAACTGGTTATAGTTGGTGATGGTGCCTGTGGGAAGACATGCCTACTGATCGTCTTCAGTAAAGATCAGTTTCCTGAAGTGTATGTTCCAACAGTTTTTGAAAATTATGTAGCAGATATTGAAGTGGATGGAAAACAG GTTGAACTGGCACTTTGGGACACAGCAGGACAGGAAGATTATGATCGACTTAGGCCTCTCTCCTATCCAGATACAGATGTTATTCTAATGTGTTTTTCTATTGATAGTCCTGACAGTTTAG AAAATATCCCAGAGAAGTGGACTCCAGAGGTGAAACATTTTTGCCCTAGTGTGCCCATTATCCTTGTTGGGAACAAAAAAGACCTGAGGAACGATGAGCACACACGAAGGGAACTGGCAAAAATGAAGCAG gAGCCTGTAAAACCCGAAGAAGGTAAAGAGATGGTCACTAAGATTTGTGCATATGGGTACATGGAATGCTCAGCAAAAACTAAAGATGGAGTGAGAGAAGTTTTTGAAATGGCCACACGGGCTGCCTTGCAAGCTAAGCGCACCAGGCATAAGGCTTTTTGCAGTGTTCTATAA